The Bacteroidota bacterium nucleotide sequence CAATTACGGGGACAAACTTCCGGAGGCAACCTATTACTTAGTACTTGATCCAGGTGATGGCTCTGCGAAATATTATAAATCAATTACAATCGTCCGGTGATCATGAAAAAATATTTTCTTTTGATGCTGTTGTCCACCGGATTTTTTTCCGTAAAAATTTCTGCGCAGCAATTGCCCGATTATACCGGCTATCCTTCCATGTTTTTCCAATTGAATCCCGCATACACAGGAACGCGCGGTGACCTGGATGCGCGACTCGTTTATCGTAAGCAATGGGTTGGATTTGAAGATGCGCCCGTCACTCAATTCGCAGGAATACACAGCCGCTTGTGGAAAGGCCGTTTGGGCATTGGTACTACTATGTTCAAAGATGTAACGGGACCAACGAACAGAACAGATCTCGGCTTCACTGCAGCTTATCATCTTCATTTTCCAGATGTGGAATTCTCCGCCGGATTCGGTGCAGATTTCATGAAGTACACGATAGACGGATCGAAGATGACCACGCACTGGACCGGAGATCCGGCCGTTGATAATACGATTACAGATTCGGAACGGAAAACAAATGCGCGCGCCGGAATTTTATTGTACAACGATCGTTTTCATTTCGGGCTCGGTGTTCTTTCGATGGTCAATAACAAATCGGAATTTTATCTGAATGACACCACGAAAAAATCGATCGTGAGTTATGTGCCGCATTATTTTTTCACCTGCGGATACAATTTTCACGGCAACCCTGAATATGTATGGGAAAATAATCTCATGGCTGAATATGTTACCGGCCTTCCGATCATGATCAATTACAACCTGCGTGTGCATTACCGTGAAAAATTCATGGGTGGAGTTTCATGGCGTCTTAAAGATGCCATCGCTTTACAAGCAGGATACATTCTCCTCGATCATTTTCAATTCATTTATTCCTACGATATTGGAATTTCTCCTTTAAGAAAAGGACACAGCGGTTCGCACGAAGTCATGATCGGTTACCGTATGAATTTCGGCGATCATCACGGCGGGTACAAAAATTTTGATGAATTCCAGAAACAGAAGTTTCATCTTTTCTGATCGCTCTCAC carries:
- a CDS encoding type IX secretion system membrane protein PorP/SprF; protein product: MKKYFLLMLLSTGFFSVKISAQQLPDYTGYPSMFFQLNPAYTGTRGDLDARLVYRKQWVGFEDAPVTQFAGIHSRLWKGRLGIGTTMFKDVTGPTNRTDLGFTAAYHLHFPDVEFSAGFGADFMKYTIDGSKMTTHWTGDPAVDNTITDSERKTNARAGILLYNDRFHFGLGVLSMVNNKSEFYLNDTTKKSIVSYVPHYFFTCGYNFHGNPEYVWENNLMAEYVTGLPIMINYNLRVHYREKFMGGVSWRLKDAIALQAGYILLDHFQFIYSYDIGISPLRKGHSGSHEVMIGYRMNFGDHHGGYKNFDEFQKQKFHLF